The genomic stretch GGCACCGCGTGCACCGCAGTAGAGACCATCAGCGCCACCAGCACCGCGCCCATTTTCCGACCGACCGCCATCCGCTCCACTCCTGCGTTCTCGCATGTTTCGTGAAACGTCTAACCTATTACTCCGACATGAAAAGCCCGGAACCGGTCGCGGCGGGTCAGAATCCGATCGGCGTGCCCGTCGCGCTGGCGGGCATCGCGCCGCGCGCGGGCCGGTCGGGCGGCGTGATCGCCAGCGTGAAGCCATAGTCGAGCGGCGCGACGGGCACGCGATAGCGTTCGAGCGGACGCCCGAGCGGGCTCCAGCTATCGGTGCCTCCCACTCCGCTCTGCACGGCGTCGATCATCACGCTGACCTGGCCGTGCGGCACGATATCGCTGCTGCGTCGCGTGCCCGGCGGGCGCCGCGACAGGTCCTCATAGGGAAAGGCGAGGACGTTGGCGGAGAGCGGCTGGTCGCCGCGCACCGTCACCGTCGGCAGGTTGGCGCCGCGCACTGCGAACCAGCGCACGCCGACTTTGTTGCCCGTCTCCTGCGGGCGCATATAGTCATGGTTCTGGTCGGCGATCGCCCCCGCCCAGCGCCCGAGCGCGGCACCCGCCTGGCGATCCCAATAGCTTTCGTGCGGCCCCTTGCCGTACCATTCCAGATCGGTGAAGCCGCTGGGCATGGTGAACGCCATCCCGACCCGGAGCGGATCGGACAGCCCCGTCGCGACCGGCGCGAATTTGGCGTCGACCGAAACGGTGCCGTCGCCGCGCATCCGGTAGCGGCTCTCGAACCGCGCCGTCCCGTCGCCAACCGTGAACCGCACCCGCACCAAGGCGGCAGCGTCGCCTGCCCGCTCGACGTCGATCCCGTCGACGCGACGCGTGGTCGACGCCGCCTTCCACACCGCATGGGTACGCTCCACGCGCGTGCCGAGGTCATTGTCGGTGAGCGCGCGGTAGAAATTGGGGGTGCCGCCCGACAGCAACGTGCGGCTGCCCTGGCGATATTCCACCAGCCCGGTGGCGCGATCGACCTGCAGCGCATTCCCCGCCGCCGACAGCGTGACCGCATCCCCACGTTCACGCACCTCCAACGATGCGGCGGGTTCAGCGCTTGTCCCGGCCTCGCCGGAAAGCACGAACTGGTCCCATGCGAGCAGATGCCCCGCCGGGATCAATGCGGATGCACCGCGCGCCCGCGCCGTGAGCGTCACCACATATTCATGCCCGGCCCGCCGCTGCGCCGGGAGCGCGACCGAAAGCGCCGCCTCGCCACGCGCCGCGACGTCCAGCGCGGGCAGGTCGCCCCGTGCGACGGCCACCCCGTCCTCGAGCAATATCCAGCCCAGGTCGAACTCGGCAAGGTTGCGGAAATCGTGATGGTTGATCACCGAAAACCGCCCGGCGCCTGCATCCACCGCGCGGAATGCGATCGGCTGATAGACTTTGTGCATTTCGAACAGATGCGGGTTGGGGGTGCGGTCGGGCTGGATCAGCCCGTCGCCGAACTCGATATCCCCGCCCGGATTGGGGCCATAGATCCCGCCGGTGCCCCAATAGGGTTCGCCCTTCTCGTCGCGCGCATACATCGACTGGTCGACCCAGTCCCAGATGAAGCCGCCCTGCAGCTTGGGATTGGCATAGATCGCCTCCCAATAATCGGCCATGTTTCCCCCGCTATTGCCCTGCATATGCGCATATTCGCATTGGATCAGCGGCTGGGTGAAGCGCGGGTCGCGGGCATATTCGATCGTCTGGGCGACGCTGTAATACATCGGCGCGAAGATATCGGCATAGGCATTGGGCTTCGGCTCAGACAGCGTCCCCCAGCCGAGATAGTTGATCAGCCGCGTCGGATCGCGGCGCCGCGCCTCTGCGGCGGCCTTTTCGAACGCAGGCCCGATCCCGGCTTCGTTGCCCAGCGACCAGAAAATGATCGAGGGATGGTTCTTGTCGCGCTCGACCATGTTCGCGACGCGCGAGATATGCGCGTCGTCCCACGCCTTGTCATAGCCGAGCTGGTATAGTTCGCGCTCGGCATCGCCCTTCCAGCCCATTTCCATATAGGCGTGCGATTCGATGTTGGCCTCGTCCATGACATAGAGGCCATATTCGTCCGCCAGATCATACCAGCGCGGGTCGTTGGGATAATGCGAGGTGCGCACCGCGTTGACATTGTTGCGCTTCATCATCTCGATGTCGCGGCGCATCGACTCCATCGAGATGAGGTGGAAGGTGTCGGGGTCATGCTCGTGGCGATTGACGCCGCGGAT from Sphingomonas hengshuiensis encodes the following:
- a CDS encoding glycoside hydrolase family 2 TIM barrel-domain containing protein; translation: MKLAAAALAMLSLLVLVPGTQGQNRPVVPLSPQIDSSRPDWENPAVFDRGKEPARATGFPFESRELALEDDRSASTRFLSLNGQWQFFFSPNVDGAPANFFRDDFDVSGWKQIRVPADWQAEGYDQARYNNITHPFPANRPLIPHDRNPVGSYRRDVDVPAGWAGQDVILHIGAAGSAYYVWVNGQQVGYSEDSKLPSEFDVTRFLRPGRNTVAMRIYRWSDGSYLEDQDFWRVSGIEREVFLMAAPKTRIRDFAVRAGLTNNWRDGTLDVTAKVLPGAKAMRVRATLLDGAQTVSERVATVRAGTTEQTVQLGGRLAGVRSWSAEVPNLYTLLIELLDEKGAVVQATRQRVGFRDVAIRDGQLQVNGRPVYIRGVNRHEHDPDTFHLISMESMRRDIEMMKRNNVNAVRTSHYPNDPRWYDLADEYGLYVMDEANIESHAYMEMGWKGDAERELYQLGYDKAWDDAHISRVANMVERDKNHPSIIFWSLGNEAGIGPAFEKAAAEARRRDPTRLINYLGWGTLSEPKPNAYADIFAPMYYSVAQTIEYARDPRFTQPLIQCEYAHMQGNSGGNMADYWEAIYANPKLQGGFIWDWVDQSMYARDEKGEPYWGTGGIYGPNPGGDIEFGDGLIQPDRTPNPHLFEMHKVYQPIAFRAVDAGAGRFSVINHHDFRNLAEFDLGWILLEDGVAVARGDLPALDVAARGEAALSVALPAQRRAGHEYVVTLTARARGASALIPAGHLLAWDQFVLSGEAGTSAEPAASLEVRERGDAVTLSAAGNALQVDRATGLVEYRQGSRTLLSGGTPNFYRALTDNDLGTRVERTHAVWKAASTTRRVDGIDVERAGDAAALVRVRFTVGDGTARFESRYRMRGDGTVSVDAKFAPVATGLSDPLRVGMAFTMPSGFTDLEWYGKGPHESYWDRQAGAALGRWAGAIADQNHDYMRPQETGNKVGVRWFAVRGANLPTVTVRGDQPLSANVLAFPYEDLSRRPPGTRRSSDIVPHGQVSVMIDAVQSGVGGTDSWSPLGRPLERYRVPVAPLDYGFTLAITPPDRPARGAMPASATGTPIGF